In a genomic window of Cydia fagiglandana chromosome 8, ilCydFagi1.1, whole genome shotgun sequence:
- the LOC134666417 gene encoding chondroadherin-like: MALARTLRWLVRWVVWSALLSLGAGLAGHAPSLTPPPCPTHCICLSQSQVVCNSASLRGVPSALSPAVTQLSLSRADLRVLRSDAFAHLRQLRRLALDACNLTRIRPFAFRGLPRLKELYIQHTPLATVDAFAFAALQNITSIVLTHNRIAQVEGYAFAGTNFIKFISLRHNPLRKILAHAFSGLNDVAQIELPSGIRSIEPQAFAGLESVGVLELAYMDLPALQADTFRGLTRVGKLALRESDLGIIRVGAFDGLQRVDTLEMCNNKIDRIEELSLVQNNSVRNFRLTGNHMLETPESVMLEVDILVIRGNHLPCECGRDPLANPLALTQGFAEENFCISPLKVRGRSLASAAGAVCRGEAGGSARARAAAGTGARSARSEHCLAPPHLALFITAFAFLANS; this comes from the exons atgGCACTCGCACGCACGCTGAG GTGGCTGGTGCGATGGGTGGTCTGGTCTGCGCTGCTGTCGCTGGGCGCCGGGCTGGCCGGCCACGCTCCGTCGCTGACGCCGCCGCCCTGCCCCACGCATTGCATCTGCCTATCACAGTCACAG GTGGTGTGCAACAGCGCGAGCCTGCGCGGCGTGCCGTCGGCGCTGAGCCCCGCGGTGACGCAGCTGTCGCTGTCGCGCGCCGACCTGCGCGTACTCCGCTCCGACGCCTTCGCGCATCTCCGCCAGCTCCGCCGCCTCGCGCTCGACGCCTGCAACCTCACGCGCATCCGCCCCTTCGCCTTCCGCGGTCTGCCTAGGCTGAAAGAGCTCTACATCCAACACACTCCCCTCGCCACCGTCGACGCGTTCGCGTTCGCAGCCCTACAAAACATCACTTCCATCGTCCTAACGCACAACAGAATCGCACAAGTCGAGGGGTACGCTTTCGCCGGTACTAACTTCATTAAGTTCATATCTCTTAGACACAATCCGCTTAGAAAAATACTGGCTCATGCGTTTTCGGGGTTAAACGACGTGGCACAAATCGAACTACCTTCCGGCATTAGATCAATCGAGCCGCAAGCATTCGCGGGACTAGAAAGCGTCGGCGTCTTGGAACTGGCTTACATGGACTTGCCGGCGCTTCAAGCGGACACATTTCGAGGATTGACTCGAGTTGGGAAGCTGGCGTTGCGGGAATCCGATCTCGGTATTATTCGCGTAGGAGCTTTCGACGGTCTGCAGCGAGTCGACACGCTCGAAatgtgtaataataaaattgataGAATTGAGGAGCTTTCATTAGTGCAAAATAACAGCGTACGTAACTTTAGACTGACCGGGAATCATATGTTGGAAACCCCGGAATCCGTCATGTTGGAAGTGGATATCTTAGTCATCCGTGGTAATCACCTTCCGTGCGAGTGTGGTAGGGATCCCCTAGCCAATCCATTAGCGTTGACGCAGGGTTTCGCGGAGGAGAATTTTTGTATTTCACCGCTGAAGGTGCGGGGGCGAAGTTTGGCGAGCGCGGCGGGAGCTGTGTGCCGGGGCGAGGCGGGCGGGAGCGCGCGAGCGCGCGCAGCGGCGGGCACGGGCGCGCGCTCGGCGCGCTCCGAGCACTGCCTGGCTCCACCACACCTCGCGCTCTTTATCACTGCCTTCGCTTTCCTCGCCAACAGCTAA